The following are encoded in a window of Rosa chinensis cultivar Old Blush chromosome 4, RchiOBHm-V2, whole genome shotgun sequence genomic DNA:
- the LOC112196073 gene encoding high mobility group B protein 15: MAASTSCASKSPFPMKDTTSNLIPYPAPLAKYEEVAVNPKLFMSTLEKLHTSMGTKFMIPIIGGRELDLHRLFVEVTSRGGMAKIVRDRRWKEVTAVFNFPSTATNASFVLRKYYNSLLLHYEQIYYFKAQAWNPLSSDISQNPNMTPGPARGGTKRKSTDAQTLLLQQPQKIPEIPGAGTPAPSEDDTVLGFIDGKFESGYLVTVTKGTEKLSGVLYQVPQNPVQEVPQGPQNYSMVVNRNDSTSAVPVPHRRRRRKKSEIKRRDPAHPKPNRSGYNFFFAEQHARLKPLHPGKDREISRMIGELWNKLKESDKGVYQEKAVKDKERYRVEMEEYRERLKAAQVISDAVPLQQRSPEADASLAESETKIEETEPGDSPETADESSESSSSKSEK, translated from the exons ATGGCGGCATCAACTTCTTGTGCCAGTAAGAGCCCATTTCCCATGAAAGACACAACCTCTAACTTAATTCCATACCCAGCACCTCTAGCTAAATATGAGGAGGTTGCAGTGAATCCTAAGCTGTTCATGTCTACTTTGGAAAAGCTCCATACTTCAATGGGAACCAAGTTTAT GATCCCTATAATAGGAGGAAGGGAGTTAGACTTGCATCGATTGTTTGTGGAGGTAACTTCCCGTGGTGGTATGGCAAAG ATTGTTAGAGATAGAAGATGGAAGGAAGTTACCGCTGTATTCAACTTCCCCTCCACAGCTACAAATGCTTCTTTTGTGCTGCGGAAATATTATAATTCGTTGCTTCTCCACTATGAACAAATATACTATTTCAAAGCTCAAGCATGGAATCCTCTCTCTTCTG ATATTTCACAGAACCCTAACATGACACCCGGTCCAGCTCGGGGAGGAACTAAACGAAAATCAACTGACGCTCAGACACTTCTGCTTCAGCAACCACAGAAAATTCCAGAGATTCCTGGAG CCGGGACACCAGCACCGTCAGAAGATGACACTGTGTTAGGGTTTATAGATGGGAAATTCGAAAGCGGATATCTTGTTACCGTCACCAAAGGCACGGAGAAGTTAAGTGGTGTACTGTACCAAGTtccacagaatccagtacaggaGGTTCCACAAGGCCCACAGAATTATAGCATGGTGGTCAACAGAAACGACAGTACCTCAGCTGTACCTGTTCCCCATCGTCGTCGACGAAGGAAGAAATCTGAGATAAAAAGGAGGGACCCTGCTCACCCAAAACCGAACAGAAGTGGGTATAACTTTTTCTTTGCTGAACAGCATGCAAGGCTGAAGCCACTTCATCCGGGGAAGGATAGAGAGATAAGTAGAATGATTGGTGAATTGTGGAATAAATTGAAGGAGTCTGATAAAGGA GTGTATCAGGAGAAAGCTGTGAAAGATAAAGAGAGATACCGAGTAGAAATGGAGGAATACCGGGAGAGGTTGAAGGCTGCTCAAGTCATCAGTGATGCAGTCCCACTACAGCAGCGGTCTCCTGAAGCAGACGCAAGTCTGGCAGAATCAGAAACCAAGATTGAAGAAACCGAGCCTGGCGACTCTCCCGAAACTGCAGATGAAAGTAGCGAGAGTAGTTCTAGCAAATCAGAGAAGTGA